AGATTTATCGTAATGATCTTGTTCAAGATAAACTTCAAAACTATTCTGAATGGAGATTATCCCGTTTTGAAGTACCAATGCGCCAATACACAAAATCCGGTCACTATCGTAATCAAAACCTGTAGTTTCGGTATCTAAAACTACAAAACGAGTTTCTTCAATTGTAATATTTTCATCGAATAGATTTTCTTCTTTTTTCCAAAAACTAAATAAACTCATATTATACTACGTTTGAAATATTAAATCTTACGCTAATCAATTCTTGAAGTTCTTTTATGGTTTTAAAAGTTCTTTTTAGTTTTATCTTTTCCATTTTGGATAAAGATTCCAAAGCAATAAATTGTCCGGAATCATTATGCAAAAGCCCTTGTTTGGTTCTAAACTTCAATAAAGCTTTAAAAGAATAAGAACAAGAAAAATACAGTTCTCTATTGTTGGGTTCTAATTCGGCTAATTTTTCAAAACGTTCCGCAGTATTACTTATTCCTTTTACAGAATGAGATAAAATCAAAACGCGTGCAGCATCAGTAAGTGGCATTAAAGCTCTTCTTTTAATATCAAAATGATCTTTATTTGCGCCATCTTGTTCTACTAAAAACTGTCTGAAAAAGCCAGTAGGAGAAGGGCTTTGCAAAGCGCCGCTAACTAAATGAACATAGAAAATAGGGTTTGCTTTAACATTCTCAAAAATATAATCAGAAAGTTGGTTTGTAATTTCAGTATCACCATAAGTAACACTATAATCGAAGAAAATAAAAGATAATAAAACTTCATTTTTCCCCGGATTTGTAATCCAATGATGTACTTTACTTTTCCATTCATCAAGGCTCATACACCATTTAGGATTCGAAGCCATCATTTCGGCAGGACAATAATCGTAGCCAATATCAAATAAACCTTTATTCACTAAAGAAGCAAATTTCGAAAAATAGACTTTTGTTTCTTCTCTAAAAACATCAGATACATTCTCGTACACAATAGCATTGTCTTGATCCGTATGTAGCATTTGCTCGCTTCGACCTTGACTTCCAAGAGCCAACCAGGCAAATTTTACTGGTGGCGGACTACTCATTTTTCCAAGGCAAATTTCGATAACACGAGTAGTACAAGCTTCATTAAGCTCTGTTATAATTTTAGAAATCAAAGTCATCGGAATGTTTTGATCTAAATAACCTTGCAATAATTGCATTATTCGGGCGCGAATGGGTTTAATTTCCTTTGGTTTCTTAGCTCTTTTTAAAGCCTTTATTAAAACGGCAGGATTATTTCCCAGAGCAACCATAACATCGTGTTTAGACAAAATCCCAACAGCTTTAGTATTTATAGTTCCATCTTTTGTCAGACACAAATAGCTAATATTACTTTTCATCATTGCCATTTGCGCCTCAGTAACCGTCATTTTTTTAGGATACGTAATAACCGGTTTTGTCATAATGGTTTCTGCCGTTGTCAGGATTGAAAAATCACCGGTTACGATTTTATTTCGTAAATCCTTATCGGTAATAATACCAATTGGCAGCATTTCGTCAACAATTAAGATGGCGCCAACCTTATTCTTATTCATGATTTTGGCAATATCCTTGGCAGTTGCAGACGGACTGCAAGTGACAATTTTCTTTGAATATTTTATTGGCTGTAAATCAAATGAATCTCTGTTAGAATGCAAATGCTCATGAACCAAATCATCGCCATACAATTTATCTTTATGAATATCAGAATATGGATTTCGAGTATTTGAGGCGTAACTTTCGATAAGGAAATTACCAACAGTCCTATTTTCTAAGGCATAAGGTTTAAAAACAGCAATAGGAATGGCATACAAAATGCTTTCTTCATAAGCAACAGCTTCCATGATATAATTTTCTTGTGCCAAAAGCGGACGCAATCCAAAAATATCACCTTCATCACACATGTCAAGAACATTGTTTTTCTGATTTTTTTTCAGTGCTACAGCGCCTTTATGAACAACGTAAAAAGAATCATGCGTTTTATCATTTTCGGCAAATATAACGGCGTCTTTGTCTTTGTAAACAATAGAAATTTGTTCAGATAACTTTTCTAAGTCCTTTTGATGCAAAAAACTAAAAGGCGGAAAGTCTTTTAAAAAGTCAGCAACTCTATGCGAAATTGTATTTTTCATGCGTTAGATTTAGGTTCTAATGTAAGATTTAAAATAGAAATGTAAAAGAAACACCTCTGATTATTTTTTAAAAAGGGACAAAGATGCAAAGGTGCAGAGATGCAAAGGTTTTTTCTCAATTTAGGATAAAAAAAAGCCTCAAATTTGAGACTTTTTCTAGTTTATTCAACTTTATGTACCGTTCCGCGTTGCTTTTGGTCAGAACCAACCATTCCAAATTCAAAAGTATAAGAATCTTTAGTAGTCGTTAAAATCTTCATGCTGATTGCTTTTTCCTCAGCCATATTTTTCGGATGTTTCTTCTGCAAAATATATTCACAATCACTTACCCAACGCACTGTCGAAGTATCAGTTTTTCCGTCAAAAGTTTCGATTTCAATATTGTCTTTACGTTCAAAAACAGTTGTTTTTTTGACACCATTAACTTCAAATTCAAATTTGAATTTTCCGTTTTTAAAATCCTTGCAATTGTGTTCTGCATCGTAGCAAGATATTAAAGCCAAGAATGGTAATAAGAATATTATTTTTTTCATTTTTAAGTTTAAGATATTTATTAGGAGCTATTTCCCGCTGTTCCTTCCAATCTTTTGCTTTTTAAAGAAAAAAGCAAAAGGATTTTCCCTCCCATCGGGGCTAAAATGTTTGCGTTAAGCAAGCACTAATTGTGTTATTTTGATTTATTAAGTT
This genomic window from Flavobacterium sp. 9 contains:
- a CDS encoding DUF294 nucleotidyltransferase-like domain-containing protein, producing the protein MKNTISHRVADFLKDFPPFSFLHQKDLEKLSEQISIVYKDKDAVIFAENDKTHDSFYVVHKGAVALKKNQKNNVLDMCDEGDIFGLRPLLAQENYIMEAVAYEESILYAIPIAVFKPYALENRTVGNFLIESYASNTRNPYSDIHKDKLYGDDLVHEHLHSNRDSFDLQPIKYSKKIVTCSPSATAKDIAKIMNKNKVGAILIVDEMLPIGIITDKDLRNKIVTGDFSILTTAETIMTKPVITYPKKMTVTEAQMAMMKSNISYLCLTKDGTINTKAVGILSKHDVMVALGNNPAVLIKALKRAKKPKEIKPIRARIMQLLQGYLDQNIPMTLISKIITELNEACTTRVIEICLGKMSSPPPVKFAWLALGSQGRSEQMLHTDQDNAIVYENVSDVFREETKVYFSKFASLVNKGLFDIGYDYCPAEMMASNPKWCMSLDEWKSKVHHWITNPGKNEVLLSFIFFDYSVTYGDTEITNQLSDYIFENVKANPIFYVHLVSGALQSPSPTGFFRQFLVEQDGANKDHFDIKRRALMPLTDAARVLILSHSVKGISNTAERFEKLAELEPNNRELYFSCSYSFKALLKFRTKQGLLHNDSGQFIALESLSKMEKIKLKRTFKTIKELQELISVRFNISNVV
- a CDS encoding DNA topoisomerase IV, with the translated sequence MKKIIFLLPFLALISCYDAEHNCKDFKNGKFKFEFEVNGVKKTTVFERKDNIEIETFDGKTDTSTVRWVSDCEYILQKKHPKNMAEEKAISMKILTTTKDSYTFEFGMVGSDQKQRGTVHKVE